Proteins encoded by one window of Plasmodium falciparum 3D7 genome assembly, chromosome: 4:
- a CDS encoding peptidyl-tRNA hydrolase 2, putative — MSSDNKVINNLQYEKYDNIALFVAFLCGLILGLVINYYKSMKKKVIKIKEVCETFDLKYKTDCKMVFCVRTDIKMTKGKICSQCCHACLSVYEKILKRNNKIKDELQQKNSLTYFDVWKKTGQKKIVLKISSLEEMFEIESKAQKENLITSIIVDAGRTQIEPNTETVIAIEPVPDEIVNKITGDLKLL; from the exons ATGAGTTCTGATAATAAAGTAATAAACAATTTACAATATGAGAAATATGACAACATTGCGTTGTTCGTTGCTTTTTTGTGTGGACTCATCCTTGGGTTAGTAATAAATTACTATAAAAGTATGAAGAAAAaagtgataaaaataaaggagGTTTGTGAGACGTTCGATTTAAAATACAAAACTGACTGTAAGATGGTTTTTTGTGTAAGAACGG ATATCAAAATGACAAAGGGGAAAATATGCTCACAATGTTGTCACGCTTGCCTATCcgtatatgaaaaaattttaaaaagaaataacaaaattaaagatgaattacaacaaaaaaatagtTTAACCTATTTTGATGTGTGGAAAAAAActggacaaaaaaaaattgttctTAAAATATca AGCTTAGAAGAAATGTTTGAAATAGAAAGCAAAGCTCAAAAGGAGAATCTTATAACGTCCATAATTGTTGATGcg GGGCGCACACAAATTGAACCTAATACAGAAACAGTCATTGCTATCGAACCAG taccTGATGAAATTGTGAATAAAATAACTGGAGATTTAAAACTTTTATAG
- a CDS encoding protein CINCH yields MSSIRPELKSVEFYPPDINSKGSILKNKPMESLNNMRDVESIKKISYISTGGNNNQLYENGMFFNEGKREYMPNNENISPIYENNNMENNVNMNVNVNVNGSSVFRPVDRVQTIQEKKSSYGNNMFDYNYLREYNLNNNMNNNMIEYNMNNNMNNNMNNNMIEYNMNNNMNNNMIEYNMNNNMIEYNMNNNMMEYNLNNNMMEYNLNNNMINNDRHFSEITTDKNIYPVNSVVNDEGSYGYVDPLENLFNTNKFKIKKIKDTSSISNDYNNKKNLTNILPFEKIVEQCDINNVISNKFVQDLYNHQNVYDENNVVMKGFKKGEYMDGISSVPFLSDGKSIVYNKMKENDEHLEEDNYHLQDKAYMTSRHSSVKRSSVKSNKFDIDNKQKSDDNQNNMVGKDIDNHQGNEHFNMNNIESKNNIDGIRNMNHFKSVIPSDMTTNNIPMQDIRNSYYENKKINDNVNNVNDDHQNVVENTEGDKDNNLFEVYDYNKNKKVVYYSVKNHYDPYKEMCKKEKENYSIYDNKIYENDIYDYLLHQYEQNYENMFDQRNSNNSNLTNDRKDIFYNRMNLMYGDNHLGDYNYKKDMVRNSYNNNNNNNIDVNRYNSKDGTRCRAGTLNQNGIHTNKENEYNNIPRYTNYKRETELYDKILYDYKLNQHKYPSYFQKNINDKTCDHVHDKNRNSNISNLYKRNTKICNLYNDDLLDIYKYTTDIYTPKPKLFVYSLKNNLNTNHEIHKNDTKTGKQNDTNNVYDKENLNNDLLNNKYNTLKINKEFKKIFKKLKYKNTVVISNIGKKCGSSTFSNYIINDNEINKFTNEISTEENCIYAYITRNQNKINYLYLDYEKITSEQGAYSNEKQGLQNNINKFITLSFYFSNIVILHISKENCLDMFYVLASYYDIIKNIRENLRKRRKKYEHLQSGKNEGDQFDLKNMKNVLSPKDNHKSEDNHKGINNHKGINNHKSISNHKSISNHKSISNHKSISNHKSISNHKGKNNHKSKDNHKSKNNHKSKDNHKSKDNHDSDKNEEDIENDEDTLHIIDGETNTNLSSDVSEDDSSNTDSEDDSSNTDSEDSGKDNFDENNFSLPYFIFVLRDVNKEEFSKMNLQNDSLFNEEDSNMNGNVNGNMNGNVNGNMNGNVNGNVNGNMNGNMNGNMNGNVNGNMNGNMNGNMNGNMNGNVNGNVNGNVNGNVNGNVNGNVNGNVNGNINENMNNLFNDCMYYNQHSNNEHDNNVNGNNNINSNNNNNNGNNFHYSYDNYSYDSLARQYLDSLINMINDDVTQKKVQCMLKLLTRKNIFMLPSLYTNDNDYIINEEYMKELSKIKKELYIQGKTIDNMYKNNGTYIYKYISMLLYTTNNDIFYTPKQLQKKIENFECKMLYNVLIDNFLLHIRKKIEKKLPMKPNMFLTLINDLKIEFILTFEKFAIGNIKIKKKYKNQLYSDMDVIILKAYKENIAFSCFSFYNIIDQRINTLQIYEKINNFKYENFSQLQIDLDLINDEKVDNLIYNEILGIKKEEIFTHFINVYHDNEKETTDLFYNTDLADNKQKKSYALPKEKKSLTHANSRTHENNDNNKYNNNNSNNNDTSDTLSDTDNNKKYEYQKSKKISSTYLGIDKNNNNNNNNNNNNNLNNYGNPLLYGNSMKKSKTKYEGKFVKYEDTINQDKDTDDISFKEFEQSNEKKSSKINTYNNNSYRRKSTNEMYVNADDSYFYQTKTKLPSKSNYINNNNNNNNNNNNNNYNNNNNINRSMSSSKKQYHKFKSDLGLIYARKKKVHKYNHVPKKYYSVDYSNENNEYIHKNSVLYENVNSSELFPEEGVDIYTDDDNIQDEYDQEVNYNALQQNNKYLSSNSRLYSKNDKLGNHSKSNISRNISNSDMEMVNLKENDDDEEVEENDEDDDDDNNNKIAFIKKKVSSNLSNIKDKLTFHEKNYSESKKSSQTISRKKTRMSCLPKKKSSK; encoded by the coding sequence ATGTCATCCATACGACCAGAACTAAAATCAGTGGAATTTTACCCTCCAGATATAAATAGCAAAGGTagtattttaaaaaacaaacCTATGGAATCTCTAAACAACATGAGAGATGTTgaaagtataaaaaaaataagttaCATAAGCACCGGCGGAAATAATAACCAACTATATGAAAATGGAATGTTTTTTAATGAAGGAAAAAGAGAATATATGCCTAATAATGAAAACATTTCTCccatatatgaaaataataatatggaaaataatgtaaatatgaATGTAAACGTTAATGTTAATGGTAGTAGTGTGTTTAGGCCCGTTGACCGGGTACAAACCATACAAGAGAAAAAAAGTTCTTACGGAAATAATATGTTCGACTATAATTATTTGAGGGAATATAacttgaataataatatgaacaacaACATGATCGAATATAACATGAACAATAACATGAACAATAACATGAACAACAACATGATCGAATATAACATGAACAATAACATGAACAATAATATGATCGAATATAACATGAACAACAACATGATCGAATATAACATGAACAATAACATGATGGAATATAATTTGAACAATAACATGATGGAATATAATTTGAACAATAACatgataaataatgataGACATTTTTCTGAGATAACCACCGATAAAAATATCTATCCTGTAAATAGCGTGGTTAACGATGAAGGAAGTTATGGTTATGTAGATCCGTTGGAAAATTTgtttaatacaaataaatttaaaataaaaaaaataaaagacaCTAGCAGCATTagtaatgattataataataaaaagaatttaacTAACATTTTGCCTTTTGAAAAGATTGTAGAGCAGtgtgatattaataatgttatatcaaataaattCGTTCaagatttatataatcatcaAAATGtttatgatgaaaataatgtgGTTATGAAAGGCTTTAAAAAAGGAGAATATATGGATGGTATATCATCAGTTCCTTTTTTAAGTGATGGGAAAAGTatagtatataataaaatgaaagaaaatgATGAGCATCTTGAGGAGGATAATTATCATCTTCAAGATAAAGCTTATATGACTTCAAGGCATTCTAGTGTTAAGAGAAGTTCAGTGAAATCGAATAAATTTGACATAGATAATAAACAGAAGAGTGATGATAACCAAAATAATATGGTTGGTAAAGATATTGATAACCACCAAGGTAACGAACATTTCAACATGAATAATATTGAAAGTAAGAACAATATTGATGGTATTCGTAATATGAACCATTTCAAGAGTGTGATTCCTTCAGATATGacaacaaataatattcCCATGCAAGATATTAGAAATAGTTactatgaaaataaaaagataaatgataatgtgaataatgtgAATGATGATCATCAAAATGTAGTGGAAAATACTGAAGGagataaagataataatttatttgaggtatatgattataataaaaataaaaaagttgTATATTATTCTGTTAAAAATCATTATGATCCCTATAAAGAAATgtgtaaaaaagaaaaagaaaattattcaatatacgataataaaatatatgaaaatgatatatatgattatttattacatcaatatgaacaaaattatgaaaatatgttTGATCAACGTAATTctaataatagtaatttaACAAATGATAGAAaggatattttttataatcgtATGAATTTAATGTATGGAGACAATCATTTGGGAGATTATAACTACAAAAAGGATATGGTGAGaaattcttataataataataataataataatattgatgttAATAGATATAATAGTAAGGATGGTACGAGATGTCGAGCAGGGACTCTTAATCAAAATGGTATTCATACAAATAaggaaaatgaatataataatataccaaGATATACAAATTACAAAAGAGAAACagaattatatgataaaattttatacgattataaattaaatcaaCATAAATATCCAtcttattttcaaaaaaatataaatgataaaactTGTGATCATGTACATGATAAAAATAGGAATAGCAACATAtcaaatttatataagaGGAACACAAAAATTTGTAATTTGTATAATGATGAtttattagatatatataaatatactacTGATATATATACACCTAAACCAAAgttatttgtatattctttaaaaaataatttaaatacaaACCATGAAATTCATAAGAATGATACAAAAACAGGAAAACAAAACGATACAAATAACGTGTATGATAAAGAAAACTTAAATAATgatcttttaaataataaatataatactttaaaaattaataaagaatttaaaaagatatttaaaaaattaaaatataaaaatactgTAGTTATTAGTAATATAGGGAAAAAATGTGGCTCTTCTACCTtttcaaattatattattaatgataatgaaattaataaatttacaaATGAAATCAGTACAGAagaaaattgtatatatgcatatattacaaggaatcaaaataaaattaattatctttatttagaTTATGAAAAGATTACTTCCGAACAAGGTGCATATTCTAATGAAAAGCAAGgcttacaaaataatataaataaatttataacgCTTTCCTTCTATTTTTCGAATATAgtaattttacatataagtAAAGAAAATTGCTTAGATATGTTTTATGTCTTGGCTtcttattatgatataataaaaaacattAGAGAAAATCTGAGAAAGAGAAGAAAGAAATATGAGCACCTGCAAAGTGGTAAGAATGAAGGTGATCAATTTGATTtgaagaatatgaaaaatgtacTTTCTCCTAAGGACAATCACAAAAGTGAAGATAATCACAAGGGTATAAATAATCACAAGGGTATAAATAATCACAAGAGTATAAGTAATCATAAGAGTATAAGTAATCACAAGAGTATAAGTAATCACAAGAGTATAAGTAATCATAAGAGTATAAGTAATCACAAGGGTAAAAATAATCACAAGAGTAAAGATAATCACAAGAGTAAAAATAATCACAAAAGTAAAGATAATCACAAAAGTAAAGATAATCACGATAGTGATAAAAATGAGGAAGACATagaaaatgatgaagataCATTACATATAATTGATGGCGAAACAAATACAAATTTGTCATCAGATGTAAGCGAAGACGATTCCTCTAATACAGATAGCGAAGACGATTCCTCTAATACAGATAGCGAAGACTCTGGTAAAGACAATTTTGATGAGAATAATTTTTCTCtaccatattttatatttgtctTAAGAGATGTAAATAAGGAAGAGTTTTCCAAAATGAACTTACAAAATGATAGTTTGTTTAATGAGGAAGATTCAAATATGAATGGAAATGTTAATGGAAATATGAATGGAAATGTTAATGGAAATATGAATGGAAATGTCAATGGAAATGTTAATGGAAATATGAATGGAAATATGAATGGAAATATGAATGGAAATGTTAATGGAAATATGAATGGAAATATGAATGGAAATATGAATGGAAATATGAATGGAAATGTTAATGGAAATGTTAATGGAAATGTTAATGGAAATGTTAATGGAAATGTTAATGGAAATGTTAATGGAAATGTTAATGGAAATATTAATGAGAATATGAATAATCTTTTTAATGActgtatgtattataatcAACATTCTAACAACGAACATGACAATAATGttaatggtaataataatattaatagtaacaataataataataatggtaacaattttcattatagttatgataattattcatatgattCCTTAGCTAGACAATATTTAGATTCACTAATAAACATGATAAATGACGATGTAACACAGAAAAAGGTTCAATGTatgttaaaattattaacaaGAAAAAACATATTCATGTTACCATCATTATATACAAACGATAAcgattatattataaatgaagaatatatGAAGGAAttaagtaaaataaaaaaagagttATATATCCAAGGGAAAACAATagataatatgtataaaaataatggtacgtatatatataaatatataagtatgttattatatacaactaataatgatattttttatacaccaaaacaattacaaaaaaaaatagaaaattttgaatgtaaaatgttatataatgTTCTTATAGATAATTTCTTACttcatataagaaaaaaaattgaaaaaaaattacccATGAAACCTAATATGTTTTTAACATTAATCAATGATTTAAAGATAGAGTTTATTTTAACTTTTGAAAAATTTGCTAttggaaatataaaaattaaaaaaaaatataaaaaccaATTATATTCTGATATGgatgttataatattaaaagcttataaagaaaatatagcATTCAGTTGTTTtagtttttataatattattgatcAAAGAATAAACACTTTACAAATTTATGAGAagattaataattttaagtATGAAAACTTTAGTCAGCTACAAATCGATCTAGATCTTATTAATGACGAGAAAGTAGAtaatcttatatataatgaaatcttaggtataaaaaaggaagaaatatTTACACACTTCATCAATGTTTATcatgataatgaaaaagaaacaacTGATCTGTTTTATAATACGGACTTAGCGGATAACAAGCAAAAAAAATCGTATGCTCtaccaaaagaaaaaaaaagccTAACACATGCAAATAGTAGAAcacatgaaaataatgataataataaatataataataacaatagtaataataatgatacatCTGATACATTAAGCGACacggataataataaaaagtatgaataccaaaaaagtaaaaaaatctCGTCGACATATTTAGGAATAGacaaaaacaataataataataataacaataataataataataatcttaATAATTATGGTAATCCATTGTTATATGGAAACAGTATGAAAAAAAGCAAAACTAAATACGAAGGGAAATTTGTAAAATATGAAGATACCATAAATCAAGATAAAGATACTGATGATATTTCCTTTAAAGAGTTCGAACAAAGTAATGAGAAGAAAAGTTcgaaaataaatacatataataataattcttatagAAGAAAAAGTACAAATGAAATGTATGTCAATGCTGAtgattcttatttttatcaaaccAAAACAAAATTACCAAGTAAgagtaattatattaataataataataataataataataataataataataataattataataataataataatatcaacaGATCAATGAGCTCATCCAAAAAACAATACCATAAATTTAAATCTGATCTAGGTTTAATATATgcaaggaaaaaaaaagtacacaAATATAATCATGTAcccaaaaaatattatagtgTAGATTATTCTAacgaaaataatgaatatatacataaaaattcGGTACTATATGAAAATGTGAATAGTTCAGAATTATTCCCAGAAGAAGGTGTAGATATATACacagatgatgataatatacaaGATGAATACGATCAAGAAGTAAATTACAACGCCCtacaacaaaataataaatatctaTCATCAAATAGTAGATTATATagtaaaaatgataaattagGAAATCATTCCAAATCGAATATCTCTAGAAACATAAGTAATTCTGATATGGAAATGGTAAATTTGAAAGAAaacgatgatgatgaagaagtagaagaaaatgatgaagatgatgatgatgataataataataaaattgcttttattaaaaaaaaagtctcTAGTAATTTAtctaatataaaagataaattaacctttcatgaaaaaaattattccgAAAGTAAAAAATCGAGTCAAACCATCTCAAGGAAGAAAACAAGGATGAGTTGtctaccaaaaaaaaaaagttcaaaatga
- a CDS encoding mitochondrial carrier protein, putative, which translates to MEKRTINIQNIVFSSSVSSVFVSLICTPLDVIKNYIQYNNNISFDKKYIVKKITKKKKNKLIKFNSFYYQTFKNIYNNYGIKAIYRGLVSTTNLYVINNTLFFYVYEELKDKGIPYYLSATISRFISIIVTSPLELYKTNIQANVCNSYKVSIFDIFKDKQNRKVKINLYKGITSTLVRDIPFSAIYWSLNEYFVSYIKKQDAEYEKRKNFVKKFVYPFICGCLSSTITTFITHPLDIIKTNLQARCIDIIHKSDFDYKKIKNYDMYTKNKTYNFYNICQNNLYNNKYICDVKVNNFAHNNHRSIYYKYGSSKYGCNTYNYKYYNYFKLSNHNNYNIFSISKLIFKRHGIKGFYIGIFPRLVKIVPTCAILFSTYHYFNY; encoded by the exons ATGGAAAAGAGGACGATAAATATTCAAAACATAGTATTTAGTAGTTCAGTATCaa GTGTTTTTGTTAGCCTTATATGCACACCCCTTGATGTCATAAAGAACTACATAcagtataataataacataagtTTTGACAAGAAATacattgtaaaaaaaataacaaagaaaaaaaagaacaaactTATAAAATTCAactctttttattatcagacatttaaaaatatatataataattatgggATTAAGGCTATATATAGAG gCCTTGTTTCAACGACAAATCTATACGTTATAAATAATACCTTATTTTTTTACGTATATGAAGAACTAAAAGATAAAGGTATTCCATATTATTTGAGTGCAACTATTTCTCGGTTTATATCCATAATAGTTACGTCTCCTTtggaattatataaaacaaatattcaAGCGAATGTTTGTAATAGCTATAAAGTAAgtatttttgatatatttaaagataAACAAAATCGAAaagtaaaaattaatttatataaaggaATAACATCGACTCTTGTTAGGGATATACCTTTCTCTGCTATATATTGGTCGCTGAATGAATATTTTGttagttatataaaaaagcaaGATGctgaatatgaaaaaaggaaaaattttGTTAAAAAATTTGTATATCCATTTATATGTGGTTGTTTGAGTAGTACTATTACTACTTTTATTACACATCCTTTGGATATTATTAAGACAAATTTACAAGCAAGATGTATtgatattattcataaaagTGATtttgattataaaaaaattaaaaattatgatatgtATACAAAGAATAAAACTTATAAtttctataatatttgtcagaataatttatataataataaatatatatgtgatgttAAAGTTAATAATTTTGCACATAATAACCATAgatctatatattataaatatggatCTAGTAAATATGGTTGTAATACATATaactataaatattataattacttTAAATTaagtaatcataataattataatatattttctatatccaaacttatttttaaaagacaTGGAATTAAAGGATTCTACATTGGTATCTTTCCCAGGTTAGTAAAAATAGTACCAACATGTGCAATCCTCTTCTCaacatatcattattttaattattaa
- a CDS encoding transcription factor, putative yields the protein MFFTSKFLFNKNVNNDETFDSRSKHSGDEEDEGYDKSDIKEENNNIKKKHNSKKKEKRKDGHKNKDTNIDLNADTDKNKNKNTKKLSQELENINKEKKKVHFEEDEITSEELLNYFIKSYKNKINIENDELCQILTGKKYYDIERLAKNATEITQYDLKNKNIQKNKQSYCKTCGYIYNYDDYMYLFMKYFQLLNIKNHNEFSYDIIKCIYCGSVLGDIEILFNQFNNNENYIELYSYREKYIFDKNKKDYWKNKITSFNKNTSLFKEEEKTAYNITYEKCLDCGNDFLHFINIQTRSADEGSTIIYFCPNCKKQTTVNN from the coding sequence atgttttttACAAGTaagtttttatttaataaaaatgtaaataatgatgaaacgTTCGACAGTAGAAGTAAACACAGTGGTGATGAAGAGGACGAAGGGTATGACAAAAGtgatataaaagaagagaataataatataaagaaaaaacacaatagtaaaaagaaagaaaaaaggaaagatggacataaaaataaagatacgAATATAGATTTGAATGCTGATactgataaaaataaaaataaaaatacgaAGAAATTAAGTCAAGaattagaaaatattaataaagaaaagaaaaaggttCATTTTGAAGAAGATGAAATAACATCAGAAGagttattaaattattttattaaatcatataaaaataaaataaatatagagAATGATGAATTATGTCAAATATTAACaggaaagaaatattatgatattgaGCGACTAGCTAAAAATGCAACAGAAATAACACAATATGATttgaagaataaaaatattcaaaaaaataaacaatccTATTGTAAAACatgtggatatatatataattatgatgattatatgtatttatttatgaaatattttcaattattaaatattaaaaatcaTAATGAATTTtcatatgatattattaagTGTATATATTGTGGATCAGTATTGGGAgatatagaaatattatttaaccagtttaataataatgaaaattatatagaattatattcttatagggaaaaatatatattcgataaaaataaaaaggattattggaaaaataaaattacatcatttaataaaaatacatcattatttaaagaagaagaaaaaactgCATATAACATCACATATGAAAAATGTTTAGATTGTGGAAATGactttttacattttataaatatacaaacaaGAAGTGCAGATGAAGGATCAacgattatttatttctgtCCAAATTGTAAAAAGCAAACAACAGTTAATAATTAA
- a CDS encoding methyltransferase, putative — MFTFSSFKKVLLGVTFANVSVIGSCFYIYKKNRPLNDETLEVPNENFRIRIFDTLAKEYDEKNDFIEKITSINKYRRKNFRKIRGIVLEIGAGSGRNISYLKNVDVLVCVEKSEEMCKVLKNKVDKIKPPFSVYIIKDDIKNKIFKPNIFDNVISSFTLCSLEYVNESLQNIYNVMKSNGKFYLIERGIIYHKTLRYVLEKLKLYPNKKIPWEYGYYENRYPIDILKNNNFSIIFKVIKNAGSIYVLIAKKNKYNNNNNNNNIPLNDHNIIKPNINKVISNDQHVNKNHQDNSQKTQSINTISKVSKKNFDIHDILYKPNMVTNIYHSYIFEK; from the exons ATGTTCACATTTTCTTCCTTTAAAAAG GTTTTATTAGGGGTGACATTTGCCAATGTTAGTGTTATAGGTAgctgtttttatatatataaaaagaatagaCCTTTGAATGATGAAACCTTAGAAGTACCGAATGAAAATTTTCGTATAAGGATATTCGATACTTTAGCAAAAGAATATGATGAGAAAAATGATTTTATAGAAAAGATTActagtataaataaatatcgaagaaaaaattttagAAAAATTCGAGGAATAGTATTAGAGATTGGTGCTGGTTCTGGTcgtaatatttcatatttaaaaaatgttgaTGTATTAGTATGCGTTGAAAAAAGTGAAGAAATGTGTaaagtattaaaaaataaggttgataaaataaaaccaCCTTTCtctgtatatataataaaagatgatattaaaaataaaatattcaaacctaatatttttgataatGTTATTTCGTCCTTTACCTTATGTTCATTAGAATATGTAAATGAAAGcttacaaaatatttataatgttatGAAAAGTAACGGGAAGTTTTATCTTATAGAAAGAGGAATCATATATCACAAAACACTTCGATATGTTTTGGAAAAATTGAAACTATAtcctaataaaaaaattcctTGGGAATATGGTTATTATGAAAATAGATATCCTatagatattttaaaaaataataacttcTCCATAATTTTTAAAGTTATCAAAAATGCTGGAAGTATTTATGTACTCATagccaaaaaaaataaatataacaataataacaataataataatatccctttaaatgatcataatataataaaaccaAACATAAATAAAGTCATCAGTAATGACCAACATGTGAATAAAAACCATCAAGATAATTCACAAAAAACACAAAGTATTAATACAATATCAAAGGTTTCTAAAAAGAATTTTGATATtcatgatatattatataaacctAATATGGTTACCAATATATATCATTCGTATATCTTTgagaaataa